In the genome of Triticum urartu cultivar G1812 chromosome 5, Tu2.1, whole genome shotgun sequence, one region contains:
- the LOC125509992 gene encoding UPF0664 stress-induced protein C29B12.11c has protein sequence MAENPQLFGNGMPVPFHGEMFVLARDGVEFHVDKIPSAPGGHAKTKGTIYLSNIRMVFVAAKPVGNFFAFDMPLLYVHGEKFNQPIFHCNNISGFVEPVVPESQNRALYSTHTFKILFKEGGCGTFVPLFLNLITSVRRYNQFEAQPATVPRVDPMQAAQTPVDDMMRHAYVDPHDPTKIFLQQPAAESQLRRRNYHGPADNAY, from the exons ATGGCGGAGAACCCGCAGCTGTTCGGGAACGGGATGCCCGTGCCCTTCCACGGCGAGATGTTCGTCCTCGCCCGCGACGGCGTCGAGTTCCACGTCGACAAGATCCCCTC GGCGCCCGGCGGTCACGCAAAAACAAAGGGCACCATATACCTTTCTAACATAAGGATGGTGTTTGTCGCCGCCAAGCCTGTTGGCAACTTCTTTGCCTTTGATATGCCCCTG CTGTACGTGCACGGTGAGAAGTTCAACCAACCGATATTTCACTGCAACAATATTTCTGGGTTCGTTGAGCCG GTTGTTCCAGAGAGCCAGAACAGGGCTCTGTACTCGACCCACACCTTCAAGATCTTGTTCAAGGAAGGTGGATGCGGTACCTTTGTGCCACTCTTCCTGAACCTGATCACATCAGTGCGGCGCTACAATCAGTTTGAAGCCCAGCCCGCTACTGTGCCCCGTGTGGACCCCATGCAGGCAGCGCAGACTCCTGTCGATGACATGATGCGCCATGC GTATGTCGATCCACATGATCCTACCAAGATCTTCCTCCAGCAGCCCGCAGCGGAATCCCAGCTGAGGAGGAGAAACTACCACGGCCCCGCTGACAACGCGTACTGA